The proteins below come from a single candidate division WOR-3 bacterium genomic window:
- a CDS encoding peptide chain release factor-like protein has translation MRFGVSEKKEAELTARMARLGILEKDLVERFIRSSGPGGQNVNKVETGVYLKHIPTGVEVKVTKERSQALNRFLARRLLAEKIEAQILKIKTEREREILKIRRQKRKRSKRAKEKVLQLKRLIGEKKELRKPPEE, from the coding sequence ATGAGGTTTGGGGTCAGTGAGAAGAAGGAGGCGGAGTTAACCGCCCGAATGGCAAGGTTGGGAATCTTAGAAAAGGATTTGGTTGAACGGTTCATCCGCTCCTCTGGTCCGGGCGGGCAGAATGTGAACAAGGTTGAGACCGGTGTCTATCTCAAACATATCCCTACCGGAGTTGAGGTCAAGGTTACCAAGGAAAGGTCACAGGCGCTGAATCGGTTTTTAGCAAGGCGGTTGCTTGCCGAGAAAATTGAGGCGCAGATATTAAAGATTAAGACCGAGAGGGAAAGGGAGATTCTAAAAATCAGGCGCCAGAAAAGAAAGCGTTCCAAAAGGGCAAAGGAGAAGGTTTTGCAACTCAAGCGCCTGATTGGCGAGAAAAAGGAGTTGCGCAAGCCGCCTGAGGAGTAG